The sequence below is a genomic window from Deltaproteobacteria bacterium HGW-Deltaproteobacteria-6.
CGCAACGTTCAATGTTTATTTCTGGGGCAATTCAACCATCATTTACACCCCCTATGAGAAGCGGACCGTCATGGGTATTATTCCCTATTTCCACATTTACGCGAACATCTGCTGCGTTAACTGGGGATTTTTCAGCATGGCCACCCAGATTCTGCTGCCCAGATTCGACATGGATGAGATGATGTCCACCATCGCCAGAATTGAACGGTTTACTTTCTTCCCGACGGTGCCGACGATGATCACCGCTTTAATCAATCACCCCAAAGCGGGCGAAATGAAACTGGCCGAAAAAATCGGCTATTTCTGCTCCGGCGGCGCGCCGATGCCCGTAGAACTGATCCAGAAGGTCAAGGACATGGGAATATTCTTTGCCGAGGGGTGGGGAATGAGCGAAACATCCGGCAACGGAATCAGCAATCCCGGCCTGAAAAACAAGGTTGGATCGATCGGTGTTCCCGGCCTGGGTGTTGATATCCGCCTGGTCAGCGTGGAAAACGGCGTTGATGAAGTGAAACAAGGCGAACCGGGTGAAATTCTTATCAAAGGGCCGCAGGTCATGCGAGGTTACTGGAATAACCCGGAAGAAACGGCCAATCAGCTTACCGACGGCTGGCTCCGTACGGGCGATATCGGTCAGATGGATGAAGAAGGTTACATCTATATCGTCGACCGCAAGAAAGACATGATCATTGCCGGCGGTTTCAATATTTATCCGCGCGAAGTGGATGAAGTACTTTATCAGCATCCTAAAGTGGCTGAAGCCGTGACGGTCGGCATACCGGATACCTACCGGGGTGAGACGGTAAAGGTTTTTGTGGTTATGAAACCCGGACAAACCGCGACGGACAAAGAAATTATCGAATTCTGCAAGGAGAAGCTGGCCCCCTACAAAGTTCCCAAGTTTGTAGAATTCAGAAATGAAATACCGAAGTCGGCCGTGGGGAAAATTTTGCGCAAGATCCTGCGCGATGAGGAAATAGCTAAGAGCAAAAAATAATATCTCGAGGGTGTGAATGACGGGGCTGTCCAGAATCTATCCGGTTTGAATTTAAAACACGGAGATTATGGGCAGCCCGATTTTTTGTCCGGCTGTTCTTTCCTTCAAGAACAGCAAACTTTTAATGATGCAGTTCTACAAAACGAAATCAAACAGCCACATAAAAGAGGACCGGAAAATACGCATTATTTTTTTGGCGGCAGTTGTTTCTCTGTTGGCGATAAGCGCGCACAGGAGCTTTGCGGAGAACCGGCGGATATTCCTGACGGGAAAACATAACGCACCGCGCGTTCATAGAGCAGGTAATCCCACGCCCAGTTAATCAACACCATCACCCGGTTGCGAAAACCAATCAGATTAAAAAGATGAATGACAAGCCACATCATCCAGGCGATAAACCCGGTAAAGGTCCGGGAACCAATGGCAACTCCGGCTGCTTTGCGGCCGATGGTGATCATCGAGCCACGGTCGGCGTAATGGAAAGCTTCAGGCGTCCTGCCCGCTATCTGCCTTAAGATATTACCGGCTGCGGCAATGCCGGATTGAATCGCCACCTGTGCGACCATGGGCAGGGTGCGTTGTCCTTCCGAAATGGCGGCCAGATCCCCGATGACATAGATTTCGGGATGATCCGGTATCTGCAGCGTCTCTTCCACCGCCACCCGGCCGTCACGGGAAACACGAATGCCCGAATCGGCGGCCAGCGCCTCTCCCCGAACGCCCGCCGTCCAGACAACGGTTTTCGTCTTAATATTTTCAATGCCTTTCAAAACCACCTGGTCGGATGAAACGCAGGCTACCGCTGCATTCAGCCAGACGTCCACCCCCATTGTCCGCAGCTGCCGGACCGTATAGTTCCGGATATCCGAAGGCATGGCCGGAACCAGTTGTCCGGCGGCTTCCAGCAGGATGATCCGCACGTCGGAAAAATCAATGCCGGGATAATCCTTGCTCAGCGGACCGTGGATCAGTTCCGTCAGAGCGCCTGAGTATTCAACGCCGGTTGCGCCTCCGCCGACAATGATAAACGTCAGAAGAGCCTTTCTTTTTTCCGCATCCGTTTCCCGGGATGCCGCTTCAAAACAGCAGATGATATGATTTTTCAGGGCGACGGCTTCTTCGAGTGTTTTGAGATAAAAAGCGTTTTCGTCGACGCCGGGCACGCCGAAGGTGGCCGTGGTGCTGCCATTC
It includes:
- a CDS encoding long-chain fatty acid--CoA ligase; amino-acid sequence: MENKIWHDSYDYNVPFSVRYPKVPIQNFVHLAAAQYPYKAALDFYGSELSNGQVRNQMLRMANALVSLGIKKGDRVGIALPNCPQYVIAYYAILSAGAIVVNMNPLYTYDELKFMTENTGMKMLFTFDMVLPNMGKLARDTGLKLIVTKVTDYINGFGVSTAKDLGLDENWPHFSELLDQSTDTRIPLVDFSPADDALIQFTGGTTGLPKGAVLTHANVVAATFNVYFWGNSTIIYTPYEKRTVMGIIPYFHIYANICCVNWGFFSMATQILLPRFDMDEMMSTIARIERFTFFPTVPTMITALINHPKAGEMKLAEKIGYFCSGGAPMPVELIQKVKDMGIFFAEGWGMSETSGNGISNPGLKNKVGSIGVPGLGVDIRLVSVENGVDEVKQGEPGEILIKGPQVMRGYWNNPEETANQLTDGWLRTGDIGQMDEEGYIYIVDRKKDMIIAGGFNIYPREVDEVLYQHPKVAEAVTVGIPDTYRGETVKVFVVMKPGQTATDKEIIEFCKEKLAPYKVPKFVEFRNEIPKSAVGKILRKILRDEEIAKSKK
- a CDS encoding FAD-dependent oxidoreductase, giving the protein MNSKPKAVIIGAGFGGLWAARSLAGQPVDVVVMDHNNYHTFLALLYQVAAAELTAEDIAYPVRSVFAKTTNIEFILAHARHIDLKKRRIETDGDAIDYDYLILANGSTTATFGVPGVDENAFYLKTLEEAVALKNHIICCFEAASRETDAEKRKALLTFIIVGGGATGVEYSGALTELIHGPLSKDYPGIDFSDVRIILLEAAGQLVPAMPSDIRNYTVRQLRTMGVDVWLNAAVACVSSDQVVLKGIENIKTKTVVWTAGVRGEALAADSGIRVSRDGRVAVEETLQIPDHPEIYVIGDLAAISEGQRTLPMVAQVAIQSGIAAAGNILRQIAGRTPEAFHYADRGSMITIGRKAAGVAIGSRTFTGFIAWMMWLVIHLFNLIGFRNRVMVLINWAWDYLLYERAVRYVFPSGISAGSPQSSCARLSPTEKQLPPKK